One window of Campylobacter lari genomic DNA carries:
- the ftsZ gene encoding cell division protein FtsZ codes for MSEYLVEEMQHAKGAKIKVIGCGGGGGNMIDHMVNMGLHDLDLISANTDAQAIAKSLAKTRIQLGEKKTKGLGAGMQPEIGAESARESFEEVKAALSQSDIVFISAGLGGGTGTGAAPVVAQAAKEVGALTVSVVTMPFAFEGKQRKKLAEAGLAELKKESDSIIVIQNEKLLSILPKKAGIKEAFKLVDDILARAVRGMVSILLEDGDINVDFADVRTVMSHRGLALMGVGHGEGENAIMDALSSAIESPLLDGMTMKGVKGVIIHYKIGPECSLIEISQATQSISDIADENAKVIFGATTDESMGDRVEVTIIATGFEDKAEIESAKEQEESKKNSYMNLRKASGGFDEEVISQLDVPAFLRRQMD; via the coding sequence ATGAGCGAATATCTAGTAGAAGAAATGCAACACGCAAAAGGTGCAAAAATAAAAGTCATAGGCTGCGGTGGTGGTGGTGGTAATATGATAGATCATATGGTAAATATGGGCTTACATGATCTTGATCTTATCTCAGCAAATACTGATGCACAAGCTATAGCAAAATCTTTAGCAAAAACTAGAATTCAACTAGGTGAGAAAAAAACTAAAGGTTTAGGTGCTGGAATGCAACCAGAAATTGGAGCAGAAAGTGCAAGAGAAAGCTTTGAAGAAGTAAAAGCAGCTTTAAGTCAAAGTGATATAGTATTCATTTCAGCAGGACTTGGTGGTGGAACTGGTACAGGTGCAGCTCCTGTTGTAGCACAAGCTGCTAAAGAAGTAGGCGCATTAACTGTTTCGGTTGTAACTATGCCTTTTGCTTTTGAAGGAAAACAAAGAAAAAAATTAGCTGAAGCTGGCTTGGCTGAATTAAAAAAAGAAAGTGATTCTATCATTGTAATCCAAAATGAAAAACTTCTTAGCATACTTCCAAAAAAAGCAGGTATAAAAGAAGCATTCAAACTAGTTGATGATATCTTAGCTAGAGCTGTTAGAGGTATGGTGTCTATTCTTTTAGAAGATGGCGATATCAATGTTGACTTTGCAGATGTTAGAACTGTTATGAGCCATAGAGGTTTAGCTTTAATGGGTGTGGGTCATGGAGAAGGTGAAAATGCTATCATGGACGCATTATCAAGCGCTATAGAATCTCCATTATTAGATGGTATGACTATGAAAGGTGTTAAAGGCGTAATCATCCATTATAAAATTGGACCTGAATGCTCATTGATAGAAATTTCACAAGCTACTCAAAGCATTAGCGATATAGCAGATGAAAATGCAAAAGTAATCTTTGGCGCAACTACCGATGAAAGCATGGGCGATCGTGTTGAAGTAACTATTATTGCTACAGGTTTTGAAGATAAAGCTGAAATAGAAAGTGCTAAAGAACAAGAAGAAAGTAAAAAAAATAGCTATATGAATTTGCGCAAAGCTAGCGGTGGGTTTGATGAGGAAGTGATTTCTCAACTTGATGTTCCTGCTTTCTTGCGTCGTCAAATGGATTAA
- the ftsA gene encoding cell division protein FtsA: MNILGIDLGSIQTCAILAQKSEEGLKIIGFGKSKSNGIKKGAITNIELASKSIEEAVADAQMMSGVHYDKVIVSISGAYAKSVDSIGVVNIPNHEIGIKEIHRAVSTAKHTANIPSGYEIIHVLPYNFKVNDLEHVEDPLGMSGNRLEVSTHIVISQEVHIKNLKKAVELADLRVDNIVLSGYASSIACFDDSEKELGAILIDMGGAVCDMVIHAGNSIRYNECLQIGSVNITNDLSIALHTPPKEAEKLKLNYASLAQNENSIIQIPYMGDEKRKNEVSVEVISNVIYARIEETIIILAKMLSDNACANQAGAGIVLTGGMTKFAGLDKLASAYFDNKAVRIATAKKDTMDGFKEIFEDAENSCAIGLCLYGGGHFTPYELDSNEKLRYKGEPEFINKQIKQNLTIKEHEEENKNFEEIFQEQRDFEDEKTELTKVETKKDKKSSFMHNFWNKLINQF; encoded by the coding sequence TTGAATATTTTAGGAATTGATTTAGGCTCAATACAAACTTGTGCTATTTTGGCACAAAAAAGTGAAGAAGGACTTAAAATCATTGGTTTTGGAAAATCAAAATCAAATGGTATAAAAAAAGGAGCAATTACCAATATAGAGCTTGCTTCAAAATCTATAGAAGAGGCAGTAGCCGATGCACAAATGATGTCAGGTGTGCATTATGATAAAGTAATTGTATCTATTTCAGGTGCTTATGCAAAAAGTGTAGACAGTATAGGTGTAGTTAATATACCAAATCATGAAATAGGTATTAAAGAAATTCACAGAGCAGTAAGCACAGCAAAACATACCGCAAATATACCTAGTGGATATGAAATCATTCATGTATTGCCTTATAATTTTAAAGTAAATGATCTTGAGCATGTAGAAGATCCTTTGGGAATGAGTGGAAATCGTCTTGAAGTTTCTACACATATTGTAATCTCGCAAGAAGTGCATATTAAAAATCTAAAAAAAGCAGTTGAGCTTGCTGATCTTAGAGTAGATAATATCGTTCTTTCAGGATATGCTTCTTCTATCGCATGCTTTGATGATAGTGAAAAAGAACTAGGTGCTATTTTAATCGATATGGGTGGAGCGGTTTGTGATATGGTCATTCATGCGGGTAATTCTATACGATATAATGAATGCTTACAAATTGGTTCAGTAAATATCACTAATGATTTATCCATAGCTTTGCATACCCCACCAAAAGAAGCAGAAAAACTAAAATTAAATTATGCATCTTTAGCACAAAATGAAAACTCAATTATACAAATTCCATATATGGGGGATGAAAAAAGAAAAAATGAAGTTTCAGTAGAAGTTATATCTAATGTTATTTATGCAAGAATTGAAGAAACTATTATTATTTTGGCTAAAATGCTAAGTGATAATGCTTGTGCAAATCAAGCAGGAGCAGGCATAGTATTAACAGGTGGAATGACAAAATTTGCAGGACTTGACAAACTTGCTTCAGCTTATTTTGATAATAAAGCTGTTAGAATAGCGACCGCAAAAAAAGATACTATGGATGGCTTTAAAGAAATTTTTGAAGATGCAGAAAATAGCTGCGCTATAGGTCTTTGTTTATATGGTGGTGGACATTTTACTCCTTATGAATTAGATTCTAATGAAAAACTAAGATACAAAGGAGAGCCTGAATTTATCAACAAACAGATAAAACAAAATCTCACCATAAAAGAACATGAAGAAGAAAATAAAAATTTTGAAGAAATTTTTCAAGAACAGAGAGATTTTGAAGATGAAAAAACAGAATTAACAAAAGTTGAAACCAAAAAAGATAAAAAATCAAGTTTTATGCATAATTTTTGGAATAAATTAATAAACCAGTTCTAA
- a CDS encoding class II aldolase and adducin N-terminal domain-containing protein yields MNKENIISQIQILSSSMFKKNFFGICHGSVSAKLSQGSFIINKSNAFLNQLDEKNLSILKFAKDYSWDEASSDSEIHKSIYENIPEAKFVCFAYPAYTLSMSLNHDFITPQDYFGEIFLEKIRVYNPKSYEDWDDRSQTEIYRYMLEQKQNFVVVKGYGIFAYGRTSYELGKIIDLIENSCKIIHLAETNLS; encoded by the coding sequence ATGAATAAAGAAAATATTATTTCCCAAATTCAAATTCTATCCTCATCAATGTTTAAAAAAAATTTTTTTGGAATTTGCCATGGTTCTGTTTCAGCAAAACTTTCACAAGGCTCATTTATTATCAACAAAAGCAATGCTTTTTTGAATCAATTAGATGAAAAAAATTTAAGTATCTTAAAATTTGCAAAAGATTATAGCTGGGATGAAGCAAGCAGCGATAGTGAAATACATAAAAGCATATATGAAAATATACCTGAAGCTAAATTCGTATGTTTTGCTTATCCAGCTTATACCTTATCCATGAGTTTAAATCATGATTTCATAACACCTCAAGATTATTTTGGAGAAATTTTTTTAGAAAAAATTCGAGTTTACAATCCTAAAAGTTATGAGGATTGGGATGATAGATCGCAAACTGAAATTTATCGTTATATGTTAGAACAAAAACAAAATTTTGTCGTTGTGAAAGGATATGGAATATTTGCTTATGGAAGAACAAGCTATGAACTTGGAAAAATAATAGATTTAATCGAAAATTCTTGTAAAATTATCCATTTAGCAGAGACAAATTTATCATAA
- a CDS encoding peptidylprolyl isomerase, whose translation MLTWMQHHKKYLVITIWISVIAFVGAGFVGWGSYDFNTDRSNSVAKVGDEKISYDEFNLKYSQLFNYYSQLNNGNYTQEQAQKDGLDTQAINELIQEKLLLSYAKTLGLNVSEEEIAYDLAHQKIFHNASGVFDKDLYYNLLARNNYTPKAYEKIIHDELLLKKINAILNLQIKQNEFDMFGASFLMQDNLKIQIIKLDNKNIPIDEKELKQTWEKNKNLYKTQKSYELATYFLDPNTITVVDKEIQAYYEENKNDYKDFAGKILSLEQSKDKVIKDLKLSKLKLKANESYVALRKNELSFDKNITISDADIYYPLENIQKAKENDFIKPFKFENGYMVAKLIKINPIQTMTFEQAKNEVSKLYIREKTKTLLEEKAKLALDNFQGIDIGTYSRDSSKGAKVGEMINDAEFSEFLMHVFDSNKAKSYVLFDDKAIVYEITKQTLENKDKEEIYKFIIEQSAKQTKQALLKEELLKKLIELYPIQRYYKGNTN comes from the coding sequence ATGCTCACTTGGATGCAGCATCATAAAAAATATTTAGTTATTACTATTTGGATTAGTGTTATTGCTTTTGTTGGAGCAGGTTTTGTTGGCTGGGGAAGTTATGATTTTAACACCGATAGATCAAATTCTGTTGCAAAAGTAGGCGATGAAAAAATAAGCTATGATGAATTCAATCTAAAATATTCTCAATTATTTAACTACTACTCACAATTAAACAATGGCAATTATACACAAGAACAAGCACAAAAAGATGGCTTAGATACTCAAGCTATCAATGAACTTATACAAGAAAAACTTCTGCTTTCTTATGCTAAAACTTTAGGTTTAAATGTAAGCGAAGAAGAAATTGCTTATGATTTAGCGCATCAAAAAATCTTTCATAATGCTTCAGGTGTTTTTGATAAAGATTTATATTATAATTTACTTGCAAGAAACAACTATACGCCAAAAGCTTATGAAAAAATTATCCATGATGAATTATTGCTTAAAAAAATCAATGCTATTTTAAATTTACAAATCAAACAAAATGAGTTTGATATGTTTGGTGCAAGTTTTTTAATGCAAGATAATTTAAAAATTCAAATAATAAAACTTGATAATAAAAATATTCCTATTGATGAAAAAGAACTAAAACAAACTTGGGAAAAAAACAAAAACCTATATAAAACACAAAAAAGCTATGAGCTTGCAACTTATTTTTTAGATCCTAATACAATCACAGTTGTTGATAAAGAAATTCAAGCTTACTATGAAGAAAATAAAAATGACTATAAAGATTTTGCAGGAAAAATTCTAAGCTTAGAACAAAGCAAAGATAAAGTTATAAAAGATTTAAAACTTTCCAAGCTTAAACTTAAAGCTAATGAAAGCTATGTTGCTTTGAGAAAAAACGAGCTTAGTTTTGACAAAAACATCACAATAAGCGATGCTGATATTTATTACCCTTTAGAAAACATACAAAAAGCTAAAGAAAATGATTTTATCAAACCTTTTAAATTTGAAAACGGCTATATGGTTGCAAAACTTATAAAAATAAATCCTATACAGACTATGACTTTTGAGCAAGCCAAAAATGAAGTGAGCAAACTTTACATCAGAGAAAAAACTAAAACTTTATTAGAAGAAAAAGCAAAGCTTGCACTAGATAATTTCCAAGGCATAGATATAGGAACTTATAGTCGCGACTCAAGTAAAGGAGCAAAAGTAGGTGAAATGATAAATGATGCTGAATTTAGTGAGTTTTTAATGCATGTATTTGACTCAAATAAAGCTAAATCTTATGTTTTATTTGATGATAAAGCAATAGTTTATGAAATTACAAAGCAAACTCTAGAAAACAAAGATAAAGAAGAAATTTATAAATTTATCATAGAACAAAGTGCCAAACAAACTAAACAAGCTTTACTTAAGGAAGAATTATTAAAAAAACTTATAGAATTATATCCAATCCAACGCTATTATAAAGGAAATACAAATTGA
- a CDS encoding nicotinate phosphoribosyltransferase, with translation MNSSLLCDFYELSMAYAYFKQNMHKQIVYFEVFFRKAPDSASYAIFCGLEQIINHINHFSFSKDDIDFLKNTKKFDDDFVNYLSTLKFSGDILSVKEGECIFANTPLMIIKAPIIEALLLETFILLTLNHQCLIATKASRIAQIAKEKLLLEFGSRRAHGESAALNGARAAFIGGFHASACTLAGRKFNIPISGTMSHAWVQMFDDELSAFRAYCQIYKDNISLLIDTYDYKKGIENAILVFNELNTQDSMQNYSIRIDSGDLLKISKYIRKKLDLANLTKCKIIASNALDEFIIEKLLKNKAPIDAFGIGEKLITSASSPIFGAVYKLVALEKNNQIIPKIKISASSSKTTLPHFKKLIRYYKNNKASFDILYTHDESIKNYQGYTYKNLHELIFKDGKLIYGLPNLKNIQEYHKKSVDSLDFKLKKLQNPSIYKVKISKKLQNMQKTYLEKN, from the coding sequence ATGAATTCTTCATTATTATGTGATTTTTACGAACTAAGTATGGCTTATGCTTATTTTAAACAAAATATGCATAAGCAGATTGTTTATTTTGAAGTTTTTTTTAGAAAAGCTCCTGATAGTGCTTCTTATGCTATTTTTTGTGGATTAGAACAAATCATAAATCATATTAATCATTTTTCTTTCTCTAAAGATGACATAGATTTTTTGAAAAATACTAAAAAATTTGATGATGATTTTGTAAACTACCTTTCAACTTTAAAATTTAGTGGAGATATACTAAGTGTTAAAGAAGGTGAATGTATTTTTGCTAATACACCTTTAATGATCATCAAAGCACCTATAATAGAAGCTTTATTATTAGAAACTTTCATACTTTTAACCCTAAATCATCAATGTCTAATTGCCACTAAAGCTAGCAGAATTGCTCAAATTGCAAAAGAAAAATTACTCTTAGAATTTGGCTCTCGCAGAGCCCATGGAGAAAGCGCAGCTTTAAATGGTGCTAGAGCTGCTTTTATAGGTGGTTTTCATGCAAGTGCTTGTACTTTAGCTGGGAGAAAATTTAATATTCCTATTAGTGGAACCATGTCTCATGCTTGGGTACAAATGTTTGATGATGAGCTAAGTGCTTTTAGAGCATATTGTCAAATTTATAAAGATAATATAAGTCTTTTGATTGATACATATGATTATAAAAAAGGTATTGAAAATGCTATTTTAGTTTTTAATGAGTTAAATACGCAAGATTCTATGCAAAATTATTCCATCCGTATTGATTCAGGAGATTTGCTGAAAATCTCTAAATATATTAGAAAAAAACTAGATCTTGCTAACTTAACAAAATGCAAAATCATAGCTAGCAATGCCTTAGATGAGTTCATCATAGAAAAATTACTAAAAAACAAAGCTCCAATCGATGCTTTTGGTATTGGAGAAAAGCTTATTACTTCAGCAAGCTCGCCTATTTTTGGAGCTGTTTATAAGCTTGTTGCATTAGAAAAAAACAATCAAATCATCCCTAAAATAAAAATCAGCGCAAGCTCAAGCAAAACAACCTTGCCACATTTTAAAAAACTCATAAGGTATTATAAAAACAATAAAGCAAGTTTTGATATTTTATATACACATGATGAGAGTATCAAAAATTATCAAGGTTATACATATAAAAATTTACATGAGCTTATTTTTAAAGATGGAAAATTAATCTATGGGCTTCCTAACTTGAAAAATATTCAAGAGTATCATAAAAAAAGTGTTGATAGTTTGGATTTTAAACTAAAAAAACTTCAAAATCCAAGTATTTATAAAGTAAAAATTTCTAAAAAATTACAAAATATGCAAAAAACTTACTTAGAAAAAAATTAA
- the rsmH gene encoding 16S rRNA (cytosine(1402)-N(4))-methyltransferase RsmH, producing the protein MQSPHIPVLLQEVLNTFDDFDSGDFLDCTLGYGGHSKALLQAHEKLRLIACDKDLEALSFSKEFLKNFQDRISFNHIGFKDILTQISTQNIRGILADIGVSSLQLDKNDRGFSLNSDFLDMRMDQNNPLSAKEVVNSYNKEALERIFKDYGDLAPVASMLAQKIINARSQKEITSAKELSQIIGNAKLKGRNVSLALLVFQALRIEVNNELGELKSLLENIEKAKLKDCKLAIISFHSLEDRIVKNTFKRWEKDCICDERAIKCECGKGHSLGKILSKKAISASKEEISYNSRSSCAKMRIFYFR; encoded by the coding sequence TTGCAAAGTCCACATATTCCTGTTTTATTACAAGAAGTTTTAAATACTTTTGATGATTTTGATAGCGGAGATTTTTTAGATTGTACTTTGGGTTATGGAGGGCATTCTAAAGCATTATTGCAAGCTCATGAAAAATTAAGATTAATTGCTTGCGATAAAGATTTAGAGGCTTTAAGTTTTTCCAAAGAGTTTTTAAAAAATTTTCAAGATAGAATAAGTTTTAATCATATAGGTTTTAAAGATATTTTAACTCAAATTTCAACGCAAAACATAAGAGGAATTTTAGCCGATATTGGTGTATCTTCTTTGCAGCTTGATAAAAATGATAGGGGTTTTTCACTAAATTCTGATTTTTTAGATATGAGAATGGATCAAAATAATCCTTTAAGTGCTAAAGAAGTAGTAAATTCTTACAACAAGGAAGCTTTAGAACGAATTTTTAAAGACTATGGAGATCTAGCGCCGGTTGCTTCAATGCTCGCTCAAAAAATTATCAATGCAAGAAGTCAAAAAGAGATTACAAGTGCAAAAGAATTAAGTCAAATTATAGGAAATGCTAAGTTAAAAGGACGCAATGTATCTTTAGCTTTGCTCGTATTTCAAGCTTTGCGTATAGAAGTAAATAATGAACTTGGTGAGTTAAAATCCTTACTTGAAAATATAGAGAAAGCAAAATTAAAAGATTGTAAATTAGCTATTATTAGCTTTCATTCTTTAGAGGATAGAATAGTAAAAAATACTTTTAAAAGATGGGAAAAAGACTGCATTTGTGATGAAAGAGCTATAAAATGCGAATGCGGTAAAGGACATAGTCTTGGTAAAATTTTAAGTAAAAAAGCTATAAGTGCCTCCAAAGAAGAAATAAGCTATAATAGTAGATCAAGTTGTGCAAAAATGAGAATTTTTTATTTTAGGTAA